A window from Sphingobacterium hotanense encodes these proteins:
- the rsmA gene encoding 16S rRNA (adenine(1518)-N(6)/adenine(1519)-N(6))-dimethyltransferase RsmA — MSSVRAKKHLGQHFLNDKNAAQRIVDALTPSLGFKQVLEVGPGMGVLSDFLLQNEQYETFLIDVDDESIEFLADKYPQLGERLIHGDFLELDFSKYFDEKMAVIGNFPYNISSQILFKILEERNRVVEMVGMFQKEVAERCVAKPGNKEYGILSVFLQAYYDVSYLFTVKAGAFNPPPKVLSGVMRMVRNNRETLDCDEKLFWRVVKAGFNQRRKTLRNALSAVVPKDKMSDNPLYELRAERLSVADFELLTNEISNTK; from the coding sequence TGTAGATGCTCTAACACCGAGTTTAGGCTTTAAACAGGTATTGGAAGTAGGACCAGGAATGGGCGTACTATCCGATTTCTTGCTGCAGAACGAGCAATACGAAACTTTCTTAATCGATGTCGATGATGAATCCATCGAATTCCTTGCCGATAAATACCCGCAATTAGGCGAGCGATTGATCCATGGAGACTTCCTAGAGCTGGATTTCAGCAAGTATTTCGATGAAAAGATGGCGGTTATTGGAAACTTCCCTTACAATATCTCTTCACAAATCTTATTCAAGATATTGGAAGAACGCAATCGCGTTGTCGAGATGGTCGGTATGTTTCAAAAAGAAGTCGCCGAACGTTGCGTCGCAAAACCAGGCAACAAAGAATACGGTATACTTTCCGTATTCCTGCAAGCGTATTACGATGTCTCCTACCTCTTCACGGTCAAAGCTGGCGCTTTTAACCCGCCGCCTAAAGTACTATCGGGCGTTATGCGCATGGTTAGAAACAATCGCGAAACTTTGGACTGCGATGAGAAGCTGTTCTGGCGTGTTGTAAAAGCAGGCTTTAACCAGCGTCGCAAAACCTTGAGGAATGCCCTATCCGCTGTTGTACCGAAAGACAAAATGAGCGATAATCCACTATATGAGCTTCGTGCGGAGCGATTAAGCGTTGCTGATTTTGAATTGCTAACAAACGAGATCTCGAATACCAAATGA